Proteins found in one Elephas maximus indicus isolate mEleMax1 chromosome 11, mEleMax1 primary haplotype, whole genome shotgun sequence genomic segment:
- the RPL13A gene encoding 60S ribosomal protein L13a: protein MAEGQVLVLDGRGHLLGRLAAIVAKQVLLGRKVVVVRCEGINISGNFYRNKLKYLAFLRKRMNTNPSRGPYHFRAPSRIFWRTVRGMLPHKTKRGQAALDRLKVFDGIPPPYDKKKRMVVPAALKVVRLKPTRKFAYLGRLAHEVGWKYQAVTATLEEKRKEKAKLHYRKKKQLMRLRKQAEKNVEKKINRYTEVLKTHGLLI from the exons ATGGCGGAGGGGCAG GTCCTGGTACTCGATGGCCGAGGCCATCTTCTGGGCCGCCTGGCGGCCATCGTGGCCAAGCAGGTGCTGTTGG GCCGGAAGGTAGTGGTCGTGCGCTGCGAGGGCATCAATATTTCTGGCAATTTCTACAGAAACAAGT TGAAGTACCTGGCCTTCCTCCGCAAGCGCATGAACACCAACCCATCCCGCGGCCCCTACCACTTCCGGGCCCCTAGTCGCATCTTTTGGCGGACTGTGCGAG GTATGCTGCCCCATAAGACCAAGCGTGGCCAGGCTGCCCTGGATCGCCTTAAGGTGTTTGATGGAATCCCGCCCCCCTATGACAAG AAAAAACGGATGGTGGTTCCTGCTGCCCTCAAGGTTGTGCGTCTCAAGCCCACGCGGAAG TTTGCCTATCTGGGACGTCTAGCTCACGAGGTAGGCTGGAAGTACCAGGCAGTGACGGCTACcctggaggaaaagaggaaggagaaagccAAGCTCCATTATAGGAAGAAGAAACAGCTCATG AGGCTGCGGAAACAGGCCGAGAAGAACGTGGAGAAGAAGATCAACAGATACACAGAGGTCCTCAAGACACACGGACTCCTGATCTGA
- the FLT3LG gene encoding fms-related tyrosine kinase 3 ligand isoform X1, which yields MTVLAPAWSPTTSLLLLLLLSPGLGGTPDCTFPQSPISSNFAAAFGKLSDYLLQDYPVTVASNLQDDELCGALWRLVLAQRWMIRLKTVAGSQMQELLEAVDTEIHFVTSCAFQPLPSCLRFVQTNISHLLQDTSAQLATLKPQIKTRNFSQCLELQCQPEPSTLLPPQSPGALGATALGATALPAGQHPLLFLLLLLPLVLLLLLAPAWHLHWRRRWQRAPCPREQSRTVRPREGSRLPEDTQPGHGESQREVGPFLSAPPLSISPQDGGNTRIQSQPQAHQEALCTKPSSL from the exons ATGACAGTGCTGGCGCCAGCCTGGAGCCCCACG AcctccctgctgctgctgctactgctgaGCCCCGGCCTCGGCGGGACCCCCGACTGcaccttcccccaaagccccaTCTCTTCCAACTTCGCTGCCGCCTTCGGCAAGCTG TCTGACTACCTGCTTCAAGACTATCCAGTCACTGTTGCCTCCAACCTGCAGGAC GACGAGCTCTGCGGAGCACTCTGGCGGCTGGTCCTGGCCCAGCGCTGGATGATACGCCTCAAGACAGTGGCCGGGTCCCAGATGCAAGAGttgctggaggctgtggacacTGAAATACACTTTGTGACCTCATGTGCCTTCCAG cccctccccagctGTCTTCGCTTCGTCCAGACCAACATCTCCCACCTCCTGCAGGACACCTCCGCGCAGCTGGCCACTCTGAAGCCCCAGATCAAGACCCGAAATTTCTCCCAGTGCCTGGAGCTGCAATGTCAGCCGG agCCCTCCACACTGCTGCCCCCACAGAGTCCTGGGGCTCTGGGAGCCACAGCCTTGGGAGCCACAGCCCTGCCAGCCGGTCAGCACCCTTTGCTGTTCCTCTTGCTACTGCTGCCCCTTgtcctgctcctgctgctggcTCCTGCCTGGCACCTACACTGGCGAAGAAGATGGCAGAGAGCGCCCTGCCCCAGGGAGCAG AGCAGGacagtgaggcccagagaggggagtcGTCTGCCAGAGGACACACAGCCAGGACATGGCGAAAGTCAGCGAGAAGTTGGTCCCTTCCTCAGCGCCCCGCCCCTCTCGATTTCTCCCCAGGATGGAGGCAACACCAGAATCCAGTCTCAGCCCCAAGCCCACCAGGAAGCCCTCTGTACAAAGCCCTCATCGTTATGA
- the FLT3LG gene encoding fms-related tyrosine kinase 3 ligand isoform X3: protein MTVLAPAWSPTSDYLLQDYPVTVASNLQDDELCGALWRLVLAQRWMIRLKTVAGSQMQELLEAVDTEIHFVTSCAFQPLPSCLRFVQTNISHLLQDTSAQLATLKPQIKTRNFSQCLELQCQPEPSTLLPPQSPGALGATALGATALPAGQHPLLFLLLLLPLVLLLLLAPAWHLHWRRRWQRAPCPREQSRTVRPREGSRLPEDTQPGHGESQREVGPFLSAPPLSISPQDGGNTRIQSQPQAHQEALCTKPSSL from the exons ATGACAGTGCTGGCGCCAGCCTGGAGCCCCACG TCTGACTACCTGCTTCAAGACTATCCAGTCACTGTTGCCTCCAACCTGCAGGAC GACGAGCTCTGCGGAGCACTCTGGCGGCTGGTCCTGGCCCAGCGCTGGATGATACGCCTCAAGACAGTGGCCGGGTCCCAGATGCAAGAGttgctggaggctgtggacacTGAAATACACTTTGTGACCTCATGTGCCTTCCAG cccctccccagctGTCTTCGCTTCGTCCAGACCAACATCTCCCACCTCCTGCAGGACACCTCCGCGCAGCTGGCCACTCTGAAGCCCCAGATCAAGACCCGAAATTTCTCCCAGTGCCTGGAGCTGCAATGTCAGCCGG agCCCTCCACACTGCTGCCCCCACAGAGTCCTGGGGCTCTGGGAGCCACAGCCTTGGGAGCCACAGCCCTGCCAGCCGGTCAGCACCCTTTGCTGTTCCTCTTGCTACTGCTGCCCCTTgtcctgctcctgctgctggcTCCTGCCTGGCACCTACACTGGCGAAGAAGATGGCAGAGAGCGCCCTGCCCCAGGGAGCAG AGCAGGacagtgaggcccagagaggggagtcGTCTGCCAGAGGACACACAGCCAGGACATGGCGAAAGTCAGCGAGAAGTTGGTCCCTTCCTCAGCGCCCCGCCCCTCTCGATTTCTCCCCAGGATGGAGGCAACACCAGAATCCAGTCTCAGCCCCAAGCCCACCAGGAAGCCCTCTGTACAAAGCCCTCATCGTTATGA
- the RPS11 gene encoding 40S ribosomal protein S11 translates to MADIQTERAYQKQPTIFQNKKRVLLGETGKEKLPRYYKNIGLGFKTPKEAIEGTYIDKKCPFTGNVSIRGRILSGVVTKMKMQRTIVIRRDYLHYIRKYNRFEKRHKNMSVHLSPCFRDVQIGDIVTVGECRPLSKTVRFNVLKVTKAAGTKKQFQKF, encoded by the exons ATGGCGGACATTCAG ACTGAGCGTGCCTACCAAAAGCAGCCGACCATCTTCCAAAACAAAAAGAGGGTCCTGCTAGGAGAAACTGGCAAGGAGAAGCTCCCGCGTTATTACAAGAACATCGGTTTAGGCTTCAAGACACCCAAGGAG GCCATTGAGGGTACCTACATTGACAAGAAATGCCCTTTCACTGGTAACGTCTCCATTCGAGGGCGCATTCTCTCTG GCGTGGTGACTAAGATGAAGATGCAGAGGACCATTGTCATCCGCCGAGACTACCTCCACTACATCCGCAAATACAATCGTTTCGAGAAGCGCCACAAGAACATGTCCGTGCACCTGTCCCCCTGCTTCAG GGACGTCCAGATTGGAGACATCGTCACAGTGGGCGAGTGCCGGCCCCTGAGCAAGACCGTGCGTTTCAACGTGCTCAAGGTCACCAAGGCTGCCGGCACCAAGAAGCAGTTCCAGAAGTTTTGA
- the FLT3LG gene encoding fms-related tyrosine kinase 3 ligand isoform X2, with translation MTVLAPAWSPTTSLLLLLLLSPGLGGTPDCTFPQSPISSNFAAAFGKLSDYLLQDYPVTVASNLQDDELCGALWRLVLAQRWMIRLKTVAGSQMQELLEAVDTEIHFVTSCAFQDTSAQLATLKPQIKTRNFSQCLELQCQPEPSTLLPPQSPGALGATALGATALPAGQHPLLFLLLLLPLVLLLLLAPAWHLHWRRRWQRAPCPREQSRTVRPREGSRLPEDTQPGHGESQREVGPFLSAPPLSISPQDGGNTRIQSQPQAHQEALCTKPSSL, from the exons ATGACAGTGCTGGCGCCAGCCTGGAGCCCCACG AcctccctgctgctgctgctactgctgaGCCCCGGCCTCGGCGGGACCCCCGACTGcaccttcccccaaagccccaTCTCTTCCAACTTCGCTGCCGCCTTCGGCAAGCTG TCTGACTACCTGCTTCAAGACTATCCAGTCACTGTTGCCTCCAACCTGCAGGAC GACGAGCTCTGCGGAGCACTCTGGCGGCTGGTCCTGGCCCAGCGCTGGATGATACGCCTCAAGACAGTGGCCGGGTCCCAGATGCAAGAGttgctggaggctgtggacacTGAAATACACTTTGTGACCTCATGTGCCTTCCAG GACACCTCCGCGCAGCTGGCCACTCTGAAGCCCCAGATCAAGACCCGAAATTTCTCCCAGTGCCTGGAGCTGCAATGTCAGCCGG agCCCTCCACACTGCTGCCCCCACAGAGTCCTGGGGCTCTGGGAGCCACAGCCTTGGGAGCCACAGCCCTGCCAGCCGGTCAGCACCCTTTGCTGTTCCTCTTGCTACTGCTGCCCCTTgtcctgctcctgctgctggcTCCTGCCTGGCACCTACACTGGCGAAGAAGATGGCAGAGAGCGCCCTGCCCCAGGGAGCAG AGCAGGacagtgaggcccagagaggggagtcGTCTGCCAGAGGACACACAGCCAGGACATGGCGAAAGTCAGCGAGAAGTTGGTCCCTTCCTCAGCGCCCCGCCCCTCTCGATTTCTCCCCAGGATGGAGGCAACACCAGAATCCAGTCTCAGCCCCAAGCCCACCAGGAAGCCCTCTGTACAAAGCCCTCATCGTTATGA